A single genomic interval of Nocardioides palaemonis harbors:
- a CDS encoding NADPH-dependent FMN reductase codes for MSHRVAVVVGNPKPRSRTYEAALALADRIGGADLVVDLADHAGELFDWGSETVSDLVEQVSGSLVVVVASPTYKATYTGLLKAFLDRFPHQGLGGVTAVPLMLGASSAHSLAPEHGLRQVLVELGASVPTRALYVLDAEHADPAAYDAWLASAAPFLPALPTVTQTEVVPA; via the coding sequence ATGAGCCACCGCGTCGCCGTCGTCGTCGGCAACCCCAAGCCGCGCTCGCGGACCTACGAGGCCGCGCTCGCGCTGGCCGACCGGATCGGCGGCGCCGACCTGGTGGTCGACCTCGCCGACCACGCGGGTGAGCTGTTCGACTGGGGCTCCGAGACCGTGTCCGACCTCGTCGAGCAGGTCTCCGGCAGCCTGGTCGTGGTCGTCGCCAGCCCCACCTACAAGGCGACCTACACCGGCCTGCTCAAGGCGTTCCTCGACCGGTTCCCGCACCAGGGGCTCGGCGGCGTCACGGCGGTGCCGCTGATGCTCGGCGCCTCCTCGGCCCACTCGCTGGCGCCCGAGCACGGCCTGCGCCAGGTGCTCGTCGAGCTCGGCGCCTCCGTGCCGACGCGTGCGCTCTATGTCCTCGACGCCGAGCACGCCGACCCCGCGGCGTACGACGCGTGGCTCGCCTCCGCAGCCCCGTTCCTGCCTGCCCTCCCGACCGTCACCCAGACCGAGGTGGTCCCCGCATGA
- a CDS encoding LLM class flavin-dependent oxidoreductase — protein MKFHWFLPTNGGDGRHVVSGGHGVEHGSAGRPASVPYLGQVARSAEQLGFEAALTPTGAWCEDAWLATAMLAPLSERLKFLVAFRPGMTSPTLAAQMAATFQNLTGGRLLLNVVTGGESHEQRAYGDFLDKDERYERCGEFLSIVRRLWTGEEVTYTGKHLRVEKAQLQQLPDPVPAIYFGGSSPAAGQVAAEHADVYLTWGEPPAAVAKKIAWIRELAEKEGRELTYGIRLHTIARDTSEEAWHEADRLLSGISDEDIRRVQDGLKRSESVGQQNMLALNNGSRDGLEIHPNLWAGVGLVRGGAGTAMVGSHEEVADLVEQYAAVGIEEFVLSAYPHLEGAYHFGEGVLPVLEKRGLWTNPAPVTSRASVPFGSQRAAS, from the coding sequence ATGAAGTTCCACTGGTTCCTGCCCACCAACGGGGGCGACGGCCGCCACGTCGTCAGCGGAGGCCACGGCGTCGAGCACGGCAGCGCCGGCCGCCCGGCGAGCGTGCCCTACCTCGGCCAGGTCGCCCGCAGCGCCGAGCAGCTCGGCTTCGAGGCCGCGCTGACGCCGACCGGCGCGTGGTGCGAGGACGCGTGGCTGGCCACCGCCATGCTGGCCCCGCTCTCGGAGCGGCTGAAGTTCCTCGTCGCGTTCCGGCCCGGCATGACCTCGCCGACGCTCGCCGCCCAGATGGCCGCGACCTTCCAGAACCTCACCGGCGGCCGGCTGCTGCTCAACGTCGTCACCGGCGGCGAGTCGCACGAGCAGCGCGCCTACGGCGACTTCCTCGACAAGGACGAGCGCTACGAGCGCTGCGGGGAGTTCCTCTCGATCGTGCGCCGGCTGTGGACCGGCGAGGAGGTCACCTACACCGGCAAGCACCTGCGTGTCGAGAAGGCCCAGCTCCAGCAGCTGCCCGACCCGGTCCCGGCCATCTACTTCGGCGGCTCCTCGCCCGCAGCCGGCCAGGTCGCCGCGGAGCACGCCGACGTCTACCTCACCTGGGGCGAGCCGCCGGCCGCCGTCGCGAAGAAGATCGCCTGGATCCGCGAGCTGGCCGAGAAGGAGGGCCGCGAGCTCACCTACGGCATCCGGCTGCACACCATTGCCCGCGACACGTCCGAGGAGGCGTGGCACGAGGCCGACCGGCTGCTGTCCGGGATCTCCGACGAGGACATCCGCCGCGTCCAGGACGGCCTCAAGCGCTCGGAGTCGGTGGGCCAGCAGAACATGCTCGCGCTCAACAACGGCAGCCGCGACGGGCTCGAGATCCACCCGAACCTCTGGGCCGGCGTCGGCCTCGTCCGCGGCGGCGCCGGCACCGCGATGGTCGGCAGCCACGAGGAGGTCGCCGACCTCGTCGAGCAGTACGCCGCGGTCGGCATCGAGGAGTTCGTCCTGTCCGCCTACCCGCACCTCGAGGGCGCCTACCACTTCGGCGAGGGCGTCCTCCCGGTCCTCGAGAAGCGCGGCCTGTGGACCAACCCCGCGCCGGTCACCTCCCGGGCGTCCGTGCCCTTCGGCTCGCAGCGGGCCGCGTCATGA